In the Novosphingobium sp. 9 genome, one interval contains:
- a CDS encoding trans-sulfuration enzyme family protein gives MKRTTGQDRTKTANWRPATRAIRGGTWRSEMGETSEALFLTSGFTYDDAATVAARFAGEADGMTYSRLQNPTVQMLEERIALLEGAEACRTQASGMAAMTAALLCQLSAGDHMVAARAAFGSCRWLGDSLLPRFGIEVSVIDATDTAAWEAAIRPNTKVFFFETPANPTMDIADLAGIAAIAKAHGITTVVDNAFCSPALQRPLEFGIDVVAYSATKLMDGQGRVLAGAVCGSEEFINEKLLPFQRNTGPNLSPFNAWVVLKGLETLDLRAKRQSENALKLGQFVAGRVPKILHPWLDSHPSQALAMKQMDACGPIFSFEVNGREQAHALLDALELIDISNNIGDSRSLMCHPASSTHANMGEDARVEMGINQGMLRINVGLEDVDDLIADMDQALTRAGL, from the coding sequence ATGAAACGCACCACCGGACAGGACCGAACCAAGACCGCCAACTGGCGCCCTGCAACCCGCGCGATCCGTGGGGGCACGTGGCGCAGCGAGATGGGGGAGACCAGCGAAGCGCTGTTCCTCACCTCGGGCTTCACCTATGACGATGCCGCCACCGTTGCGGCGCGCTTCGCCGGTGAAGCGGACGGCATGACCTATTCGCGCCTCCAGAACCCGACCGTGCAGATGCTCGAAGAGCGCATCGCGCTGCTCGAAGGGGCAGAGGCATGCCGCACGCAGGCATCGGGCATGGCGGCGATGACCGCCGCGCTGCTCTGCCAGTTGTCGGCGGGCGATCACATGGTCGCCGCGCGCGCTGCGTTCGGTTCGTGCCGCTGGCTGGGCGACAGCCTGCTGCCGCGCTTCGGCATCGAGGTCTCGGTGATCGACGCGACCGACACCGCCGCATGGGAAGCCGCGATCCGTCCCAACACCAAGGTCTTCTTCTTCGAGACGCCCGCCAACCCGACGATGGACATCGCCGATCTGGCCGGCATCGCCGCGATCGCCAAGGCGCACGGTATCACCACCGTGGTCGACAACGCCTTCTGCTCGCCCGCACTCCAGCGTCCGCTCGAATTCGGGATCGACGTGGTGGCTTACTCGGCCACCAAGCTGATGGACGGGCAGGGCCGCGTGCTGGCCGGTGCCGTGTGCGGTTCGGAAGAGTTCATCAACGAGAAGCTGCTGCCGTTCCAGCGCAACACCGGGCCTAACCTTTCGCCGTTCAACGCGTGGGTCGTGCTCAAGGGCCTCGAAACGCTGGACCTGCGCGCCAAGCGCCAGAGCGAGAATGCGCTCAAGCTGGGCCAGTTCGTGGCAGGCCGCGTGCCCAAGATCCTGCACCCCTGGCTCGACAGCCACCCGTCGCAGGCACTTGCCATGAAGCAGATGGACGCCTGCGGCCCGATCTTCTCGTTCGAGGTCAACGGTCGCGAACAGGCGCATGCGTTGCTGGACGCGCTCGAACTGATCGACATCTCGAACAACATCGGCGATTCGCGCTCGCTGATGTGCCACCCGGCCTCTTCCACCCATGCCAACATGGGTGAGGACGCACGCGTGGAAATGGGCATCAATCAGGGCATGCTGCGTATCAACGTGGGCCTTGAAGACGTGGACGACCTGATCGCCGACATGGATCAGGCTCTCACACGAGCCGGGCTCTGA
- a CDS encoding sensor histidine kinase yields MRHFSHCIDTGQDWEDTFPLRAADGSYRWFLSRAKAIRDSGGRIVRWFGTNTDVTEMRDAEQRIALLLDEVNHRSKNMLAVILSIARRTDSGHPDFVKRLEQRIRGLAANQDLLVSRSWSNVPLIDMIEAQLGNIGEVSRQVRMAGPPVSLSPAAAESLAMAMHEMATNSLKYGALSVAAGWIDIVWSLSGEQEAPRFELSWCESDGPPVTPPVRTGFGTRITIDVPRSRLNAVVETRYPPEGFVWTLACDPADLG; encoded by the coding sequence GTGCGCCACTTCAGCCACTGCATCGATACCGGGCAGGACTGGGAGGACACCTTCCCCTTGCGCGCCGCAGATGGCTCCTACCGCTGGTTCCTCTCGCGCGCGAAGGCGATCCGCGATTCGGGTGGGCGGATCGTGCGCTGGTTCGGCACCAACACCGACGTCACCGAGATGCGCGATGCCGAACAGCGCATCGCCCTGCTGCTCGATGAAGTGAACCACCGCTCGAAAAACATGCTGGCGGTGATCCTTTCCATCGCGAGGCGCACGGATTCGGGACATCCCGATTTCGTGAAGCGGCTGGAGCAGCGCATCCGGGGGCTCGCGGCAAATCAGGACCTTCTCGTCAGCCGGTCATGGTCCAACGTGCCGCTGATCGACATGATCGAGGCGCAGCTGGGCAATATCGGAGAGGTCAGTCGGCAAGTGCGTATGGCCGGGCCGCCGGTCTCGCTTTCGCCTGCCGCCGCCGAATCGCTGGCCATGGCGATGCACGAGATGGCGACCAATTCGCTCAAGTACGGCGCGCTCTCGGTCGCGGCAGGCTGGATCGATATCGTCTGGTCGCTGTCGGGAGAGCAGGAGGCACCGCGTTTTGAGCTGTCGTGGTGCGAAAGCGACGGGCCGCCGGTGACGCCGCCGGTGCGCACCGGCTTCGGTACGCGCATCACCATAGACGTGCCGCGTTCTCGCCTGAATGCAGTGGTCGAGACGCGCTATCCGCCCGAGGGTTTCGTGTGGACGCTGGCCTGCGATCCCGCCGATCTGGGGTGA
- the apaG gene encoding Co2+/Mg2+ efflux protein ApaG translates to MKELFQHSAITHGVTVRVAVNFLPEQSRIEAGKWFWVYHIRIENRSDEVLQLTTRHWRITDGTGEVSLVDGEGVVGEQPVLAPGASHDYVSGCPLPTPQGSMEGHYMLRRADGSEIAIAIPYFPLAAPATAG, encoded by the coding sequence ATGAAGGAGCTGTTCCAGCATTCCGCCATTACCCATGGCGTGACCGTTCGCGTGGCCGTGAACTTCCTGCCCGAGCAATCTCGGATCGAGGCGGGCAAGTGGTTCTGGGTCTATCACATTCGCATTGAGAACAGGTCGGACGAGGTGCTCCAGCTGACCACCCGGCACTGGCGCATCACCGACGGCACGGGCGAGGTCAGCCTCGTCGATGGCGAGGGCGTGGTGGGCGAGCAGCCGGTGCTCGCGCCCGGCGCCAGCCACGATTACGTGTCGGGCTGTCCGCTGCCCACGCCGCAGGGCTCGATGGAAGGGCACTACATGCTGCGCCGCGCGGACGGCAGCGAGATCGCCATTGCCATCCCGTACTTCCCGCTCGCCGCGCCTGCGACAGCGGGCTGA
- a CDS encoding LysR family transcriptional regulator, with product MKRTHLPLNALRVFDAAARHLSFTRAADELAVTPAAVGQQIRALEDLLGVVLFRRTSKGLELTDEASSGLAPLRSGFLQFEEAVQAMQAGQSSHVLTIAAPREFLGAWLAPRLAAFRAENPQVRFVIVDGAANDFTEANLDLAVRWTEGPGDLEGVALGAPEWTELGEGERIVWPGDPDETGEGLGDSAAAIAVGDAGQALAMARAGLGKARVPSLLLPDGEGGTPEACRRGYWLVAPVPQWRQKKVRALVAALTER from the coding sequence ATGAAGCGCACGCACCTGCCTCTCAACGCCCTGCGCGTTTTCGATGCCGCCGCCCGGCACCTCTCGTTCACCCGCGCGGCGGACGAACTGGCGGTGACGCCTGCTGCCGTCGGCCAGCAGATTCGCGCGCTCGAGGACCTGCTGGGCGTCGTGCTGTTCCGCCGCACCAGCAAGGGCCTGGAACTGACCGACGAGGCCTCCAGCGGCCTTGCCCCGCTGCGCAGCGGTTTCCTCCAGTTCGAGGAAGCGGTGCAGGCGATGCAGGCGGGCCAGTCCAGCCATGTCCTGACGATTGCCGCCCCGCGCGAGTTCCTCGGTGCCTGGCTCGCGCCGCGACTGGCCGCGTTCCGCGCGGAGAACCCGCAGGTCCGCTTCGTGATCGTCGACGGCGCGGCGAATGATTTCACCGAGGCGAACCTCGACCTTGCCGTGCGCTGGACCGAAGGGCCGGGCGACCTTGAAGGCGTAGCCCTCGGCGCGCCCGAATGGACCGAACTGGGCGAGGGCGAGCGCATCGTCTGGCCGGGCGATCCTGACGAGACGGGCGAAGGCTTGGGAGACAGCGCCGCCGCCATCGCGGTTGGCGATGCCGGACAGGCGCTGGCGATGGCCCGCGCCGGGCTCGGCAAGGCCCGCGTCCCCTCGCTGCTGCTGCCCGATGGCGAAGGCGGGACGCCCGAAGCCTGCCGCCGGGGCTACTGGCTGGTCGCCCCCGTACCGCAATGGCGCCAGAAGAAAGTCCGCGCGCTGGTGGCGGCCCTCACCGAGAGGTGA
- a CDS encoding substrate-binding domain-containing protein: MMAAGVLAAATEARIAVPATLAVAGFDDMPIAARLSPALTSVHIPWRTMAHDAVRRLFASHLTPEPMIYPAPILERPSTAMPTPDLSRSALDPGRV, translated from the coding sequence ATGATGGCCGCAGGCGTCCTCGCTGCCGCCACGGAGGCGCGCATCGCCGTGCCCGCCACGCTCGCCGTCGCCGGGTTCGACGACATGCCGATCGCCGCGCGCCTCTCGCCTGCCCTCACCTCGGTCCATATCCCCTGGCGCACGATGGCCCACGACGCCGTGCGCCGCCTGTTCGCCTCGCACCTCACGCCCGAGCCCATGATCTACCCCGCTCCGATCCTCGAACGCCCCAGCACCGCAATGCCCACCCCCGACCTGTCCCGCTCGGCACTCGATCCGGGGCGAGTGTGA
- a CDS encoding substrate-binding domain-containing protein yields the protein MKFARFLEGSSVEAGASGGTGEPTSERTGVQIALLHDGTNMPVAGLIEAGLLEAMAGSGVALLVQPVLAGLGHGAVPRFLADHRPAAVVIAPPLSYDDALGDLCAEAGVTALRLGPIEGDHAMGCDERSAMAALVAALIARGHTRIALVSGADLSPSARLREMGYLDMLAEHGLDRGPSLIVPGDDSFASGQEAARLLFQVSPCPARS from the coding sequence ATGAAGTTCGCGCGTTTTCTTGAAGGCTCAAGCGTAGAGGCTGGCGCCAGCGGGGGTACTGGTGAACCGACCAGTGAACGAACGGGCGTTCAGATCGCCCTGCTTCACGATGGCACCAATATGCCGGTGGCCGGGCTGATCGAGGCCGGACTGCTCGAAGCCATGGCGGGAAGCGGCGTCGCGTTGCTGGTGCAGCCTGTGCTGGCGGGCCTGGGGCACGGCGCCGTGCCGCGCTTTCTCGCCGACCATCGCCCTGCCGCCGTGGTGATCGCCCCGCCGCTCTCCTACGACGATGCGCTGGGCGATCTCTGCGCAGAGGCAGGGGTTACGGCGCTGCGGCTCGGCCCGATCGAGGGCGACCATGCCATGGGCTGCGACGAGCGCTCGGCGATGGCCGCGCTGGTGGCGGCGCTGATCGCGCGCGGACATACCCGCATCGCACTGGTGAGCGGCGCCGATCTCTCACCCTCTGCACGCCTGCGCGAAATGGGGTATCTCGACATGCTGGCCGAGCACGGCCTCGATCGCGGCCCTTCGCTGATCGTGCCGGGGGATGACAGCTTCGCATCAGGACAGGAGGCCGCGCGCCTGCTGTTTCAGGTCAGCCCCTGCCCAGCGCGATCCTGA
- a CDS encoding acyltransferase family protein, with amino-acid sequence MKSRLKRLGIPLLFGLIVVVPPQPFLGLVHSGYTHGYGYFMLHDAFSFRRVGGENLPADMHLWFVIYLLAYTLALCALSLLPTRWLAAMLRGTETLLAGPGLLPLGTLIVFAIRMLPGDWTDTHHFLNDPNAHLHYGLMFLFGIALRRSELLRLAIAKQWPAALVAGLVGYAAVALDACFYPGNVPTPPFWQVPVIFAKAVQSWGIMIALFGIADRFWNVDGSWRATLAEAVFPFYIIHQTVQVAVEYWLMKQSFSALTEFLILIAATVVGCWSFYLIGREIGPLRPLIGLNRHRRAKPAMVEVAAPVLH; translated from the coding sequence CTGAAAAGCCGCCTCAAGCGTCTGGGCATTCCGCTGCTGTTCGGCCTGATCGTGGTGGTGCCGCCGCAGCCGTTTCTGGGGCTGGTCCATAGCGGTTATACCCACGGCTACGGCTACTTCATGCTCCACGACGCCTTCAGCTTCCGGCGCGTGGGCGGCGAGAACTTGCCTGCCGACATGCACTTGTGGTTCGTGATCTACCTGCTGGCCTATACGCTGGCGCTCTGCGCGCTGTCGCTGCTGCCCACGCGCTGGCTGGCAGCGATGCTGCGCGGCACCGAGACGCTGCTGGCAGGGCCAGGCTTGCTGCCGCTGGGCACCCTTATCGTCTTTGCGATCCGCATGTTGCCGGGCGACTGGACCGATACGCACCATTTCCTGAACGACCCCAATGCGCACCTGCACTATGGGCTGATGTTCCTGTTCGGCATTGCGCTGCGCCGTTCCGAACTGCTGCGTCTGGCGATCGCGAAGCAGTGGCCTGCCGCTCTGGTAGCGGGCCTCGTCGGCTATGCTGCCGTAGCGTTGGATGCGTGCTTCTACCCCGGCAACGTGCCGACCCCGCCGTTCTGGCAGGTGCCGGTGATCTTCGCCAAGGCGGTGCAGAGTTGGGGCATCATGATCGCGCTGTTCGGGATCGCCGATCGCTTCTGGAACGTGGACGGCAGCTGGCGCGCGACGCTCGCCGAGGCGGTGTTCCCGTTCTACATCATCCACCAGACGGTGCAGGTGGCGGTGGAATACTGGCTGATGAAGCAGAGCTTTTCGGCTCTGACCGAGTTCCTGATCCTGATCGCGGCGACCGTGGTGGGATGCTGGAGCTTCTACCTGATCGGTCGCGAAATCGGCCCGCTGCGTCCGCTGATCGGACTCAATCGACACCGCCGGGCAAAACCGGCGATGGTGGAAGTGGCGGCGCCCGTTTTACACTGA
- a CDS encoding flavin reductase family protein codes for MTTTTIDPAVFRKVLGSYPTGVSLITALDGDKPAGMVVGTFTSVSLDPPLVGFLPARSSSSWPLIERAGHFAVNILAADQQDVCRAASAKGDEKFLGVNFTMSEHNLPIIADSIACIECRLYSVTDAGDHLFVLGEVLRMEIVRDEDPMLFHRGRFGGFAERI; via the coding sequence GTGACTACCACGACCATCGACCCGGCCGTCTTTCGCAAGGTGCTCGGCAGCTATCCCACCGGCGTCAGCCTGATCACCGCGCTCGATGGCGACAAGCCCGCAGGCATGGTGGTGGGCACTTTCACCTCGGTTTCGCTCGATCCGCCGCTGGTCGGCTTCCTGCCTGCGCGATCGTCCTCATCCTGGCCGCTGATCGAGCGGGCCGGACACTTCGCGGTGAACATCCTCGCCGCCGACCAGCAGGACGTCTGCCGCGCCGCCAGCGCCAAGGGTGACGAGAAGTTCCTCGGCGTGAACTTCACGATGTCCGAACACAACCTGCCGATCATCGCCGATTCCATCGCCTGCATCGAATGCCGCCTCTATTCGGTGACGGACGCGGGCGATCACCTCTTCGTGCTGGGCGAGGTGCTGCGCATGGAGATCGTGCGCGACGAGGACCCGATGCTGTTCCATCGCGGCCGGTTCGGCGGTTTCGCCGAGCGGATCTGA
- a CDS encoding LysR family transcriptional regulator gives MSMPDLDWSDCQAFLAVARSGQLAAAGRRLGVDPTTVSRRLRRLEAAVGQTLFEQSRTGQELTEAGEAMLTSVEAMALAAHEISERAEDEEGLGGTLRMSVTEGFGSWFLASMLPRFREAHPRLAIDLVASSGFLSPSRREADVAIMLSRPRAGPLVAHKLTDYTLRLYASTDYLVTRDLPKVPADLEQHQLVGYIPDLIYAPELRYLEEIHPNLKPTIRSTSIAAQQNLLAAGAGIAVLPCFMADRDTRLERVMPDVSISRSLWFVTHQDTRSFRRVRLLREWLDEIVDIMEVSLRPK, from the coding sequence ATGAGCATGCCCGATCTGGACTGGAGCGATTGCCAGGCTTTTCTGGCAGTTGCACGCTCCGGACAACTCGCTGCGGCAGGCCGCAGGCTCGGTGTCGATCCCACGACGGTCAGTCGTCGCCTGCGCCGGCTGGAGGCCGCAGTGGGCCAGACCCTGTTTGAGCAGAGTCGCACCGGGCAGGAACTGACCGAGGCAGGCGAGGCCATGCTCACTTCGGTCGAGGCGATGGCACTGGCCGCACACGAGATTTCCGAACGCGCCGAGGACGAGGAAGGCCTCGGCGGCACCCTGCGCATGAGCGTGACCGAGGGTTTCGGCTCCTGGTTCCTCGCCAGCATGCTGCCCCGCTTTCGCGAGGCACATCCCCGCCTCGCCATCGACCTTGTGGCCAGCAGCGGCTTTCTCAGCCCGTCACGACGCGAGGCCGACGTGGCGATCATGCTCTCGCGCCCGCGCGCGGGGCCGCTCGTCGCCCACAAGCTGACCGACTACACGCTGCGCCTCTATGCCAGCACCGATTATCTGGTGACGCGCGACCTGCCGAAAGTCCCCGCCGACCTCGAACAGCACCAGCTTGTCGGCTACATCCCCGACCTCATCTATGCCCCGGAACTGCGATATCTTGAGGAGATCCATCCTAACCTCAAGCCGACGATCCGCTCCACCAGTATCGCCGCGCAGCAGAACCTGCTGGCCGCAGGGGCAGGCATCGCCGTACTCCCATGCTTCATGGCCGATCGCGACACCCGCCTCGAACGGGTCATGCCCGACGTGTCGATCAGCCGCAGCCTGTGGTTCGTCACCCATCAGGACACCCGAAGTTTCCGCAGAGTGAGACTCCTGCGCGAATGGCTTGATGAAATCGTGGACATCATGGAGGTTTCCTTGCGCCCGAAGTGA
- a CDS encoding CoA-acylating methylmalonate-semialdehyde dehydrogenase, translating into MGDVFDPNRGEVQARVVLGDRSVLDRAIAHARAAQPAWAALNPQRRARVLFRFKELVEAQMDELAHLLSSEHGKVIADARGDIQRGLEVVEFACGIPHALKGEYTQGAGPGIDVFSMRQPIGIGAGITPFNFPAMIPMWMFAVATAVGNAFILKPSERDPSVPVRLAELFLEAGAPEGVLQVVHGDREMVEAILDHPDIAAVSFVGSSDIAHEVYRRGAAAGKRVQAMGGAKNHGIVMPDADLDQVVNDLTGAAFGSAGERCMALPVVVPVGEETAERLRARLIPAIEALRVGVSTDANAHYGPVVSSEHKARVEGWIAKSAEEGAEIVVDGRGLVLQGHEGGWFVGPTLIDRVTPEMRSYHEEIFGPVLQIVRAQTFEEAVALPSRHQYGNGVAIFTRNGHAAREFASRVDVGMVGINVPIPVPVAYHSFGGWKRSAFGDANQHGMEGVRFWTRVKTVTQRWPDGSGGATGHDAFVIPTMG; encoded by the coding sequence CTGGGCGATGTCTTCGATCCCAACAGGGGCGAAGTGCAGGCGCGCGTCGTGCTCGGAGACAGATCCGTGCTCGACCGCGCCATCGCGCATGCCCGCGCGGCGCAACCGGCCTGGGCCGCGCTCAATCCGCAGCGACGCGCCCGCGTGCTGTTCCGCTTCAAGGAACTGGTCGAGGCGCAGATGGACGAACTCGCCCATCTGCTGTCGAGCGAACACGGCAAGGTCATTGCCGATGCGCGCGGCGATATCCAGCGCGGGCTGGAAGTCGTCGAATTCGCCTGCGGCATTCCGCACGCGCTGAAGGGCGAATATACGCAAGGCGCAGGGCCGGGGATCGACGTGTTCTCGATGCGCCAGCCGATCGGCATCGGTGCCGGGATCACCCCGTTCAACTTCCCCGCGATGATCCCGATGTGGATGTTCGCAGTGGCGACGGCGGTGGGCAATGCTTTCATTCTCAAGCCGTCCGAGCGCGATCCTTCGGTGCCGGTGCGGCTTGCCGAACTGTTCCTGGAAGCCGGTGCGCCCGAAGGTGTGCTGCAGGTCGTCCACGGCGATCGCGAGATGGTCGAGGCGATTCTCGATCACCCCGATATCGCGGCTGTCAGCTTCGTCGGCTCGTCCGACATCGCGCACGAGGTCTATCGGCGCGGTGCGGCGGCGGGCAAGCGGGTACAGGCGATGGGCGGGGCGAAGAACCACGGCATCGTCATGCCCGATGCCGATCTCGATCAGGTGGTGAACGACCTTACCGGTGCCGCTTTCGGCTCGGCCGGGGAGCGCTGCATGGCCCTGCCGGTCGTCGTGCCGGTGGGGGAGGAGACGGCAGAGCGACTTCGCGCCAGGCTGATCCCGGCCATCGAGGCCTTGCGCGTCGGCGTATCGACCGACGCGAATGCACATTACGGCCCGGTCGTTTCTTCCGAGCACAAGGCGCGGGTCGAGGGCTGGATTGCGAAGTCCGCCGAGGAAGGCGCAGAGATCGTCGTCGATGGCCGTGGACTGGTTTTGCAGGGCCACGAAGGCGGCTGGTTCGTCGGCCCGACGCTGATCGACCGGGTGACGCCCGAGATGCGCAGCTATCACGAGGAAATTTTCGGCCCTGTTCTCCAGATCGTGCGGGCACAGACGTTCGAGGAGGCGGTCGCGCTGCCTTCGCGTCACCAGTACGGCAACGGCGTCGCGATCTTCACGCGCAATGGCCATGCCGCGCGCGAATTCGCCTCGCGCGTGGATGTCGGCATGGTGGGCATCAACGTGCCGATCCCGGTGCCGGTCGCCTATCACAGCTTCGGCGGATGGAAGCGTTCGGCTTTCGGCGATGCCAACCAGCACGGCATGGAAGGCGTGCGCTTCTGGACCCGCGTAAAGACGGTCACACAGCGCTGGCCCGATGGTAGCGGCGGAGCAACGGGGCACGATGCCTTCGTGATCCCGACGATGGGGTGA
- a CDS encoding acyl-CoA dehydrogenase family protein — protein MTESQFGLTEDQIAIRETARRFTAERITPYAGKWDETCHYPRDVWKAAGDLGFGGIYVSEEGGGIGLGRIEAALVMEAMAYGCPATSAYISIHNMAAWMLDRFGSDDLKARYLADLVTMDKIASYCLTEPGSGSDAAALRTSARREGDHYVLNGTKQFISGAGVNDLYFVMARTGEHKSRGISCFVVEKDTPGVSFGAPEKKLGWNASPTAQVIFENARISSTNLLGNEGEGFRFAMAGLDGGRLNIGACSLGGAQRCLDEAVGYVRDRRQFDRPLAEFQNTQFRLADMAAELEAARALLYLAADKVTHGAPDRTRFAAMAKLIATDTGSAVVDRALQLFGGYGYLRDYPIERFWRDLRVHRILEGTNEVMRLIIGRDLLSE, from the coding sequence ATGACCGAGAGCCAGTTCGGGCTGACCGAAGACCAGATTGCCATACGGGAGACGGCACGCCGCTTCACCGCCGAGCGGATCACCCCTTATGCCGGGAAATGGGACGAGACCTGCCACTATCCGCGCGATGTCTGGAAGGCGGCGGGCGATCTCGGCTTTGGCGGCATCTATGTGTCGGAAGAAGGCGGTGGCATCGGCCTTGGCCGGATCGAGGCAGCGCTGGTGATGGAAGCGATGGCCTATGGCTGCCCTGCGACCTCGGCCTATATCTCGATCCACAACATGGCGGCGTGGATGCTCGACAGGTTCGGCAGCGACGATCTGAAAGCGCGCTATCTCGCCGATCTGGTGACGATGGACAAGATCGCGTCGTATTGCCTCACCGAGCCCGGTTCCGGCTCGGACGCGGCAGCGCTGCGCACTTCGGCACGGCGGGAGGGCGATCATTATGTCCTCAACGGCACCAAGCAGTTCATTTCCGGGGCGGGCGTCAACGATCTCTATTTCGTGATGGCGCGAACCGGCGAGCACAAGTCGCGCGGCATTTCCTGCTTCGTGGTCGAGAAGGATACGCCGGGTGTCAGCTTCGGCGCACCGGAGAAGAAGCTGGGCTGGAATGCCTCGCCGACGGCGCAGGTAATCTTCGAAAATGCCCGAATTTCGTCCACTAACCTTCTGGGAAACGAGGGTGAAGGTTTTCGCTTTGCGATGGCGGGGCTCGACGGCGGGCGGCTCAATATCGGCGCCTGCTCGCTTGGTGGGGCGCAGCGTTGCCTTGACGAGGCGGTGGGCTATGTGCGCGATCGCCGCCAGTTCGACCGACCCCTGGCCGAGTTCCAGAATACCCAGTTCCGGCTGGCCGACATGGCCGCCGAACTCGAAGCGGCGCGGGCGCTGCTCTATCTGGCGGCGGACAAGGTGACGCATGGCGCGCCTGATCGCACCCGGTTCGCGGCGATGGCCAAACTGATCGCCACCGATACCGGTTCGGCTGTCGTCGACCGGGCCTTGCAGCTTTTCGGTGGCTACGGCTATTTGCGCGACTATCCGATCGAACGGTTCTGGCGGGACCTGCGCGTGCATCGCATCTTGGAAGGCACCAACGAAGTGATGCGTCTCATCATCGGGCGCGACCTGCTTAGTGAATGA
- a CDS encoding enoyl-CoA hydratase/isomerase family protein, which translates to MPSQILEEAVQARADGIAGHISLDRPKAIHALTLGMCRAMRRALDEWESDPHIALVMIDHAGGRGFCAGGDVAKVRRSALDDGGMSGRAFFHAEYRLNYRLFTYPKPVVAFMDGITMGGGVGLSQPARFRVATENTRFAMPETAIGLFPDVGGGWYLSRLQGRLGQFLALTGARLDGAECLWAGLATHYLPSERLEDAKQRLAAGHEIASVLNDLSVKPPEPRIAVQAAEIARHFASDSLEDILHSLADDPSDWALDQLALLQTRSPTSCKVALRQLAIGAGLETFADEMVMEYRLAARTILQPDFAEGVRAVLVDKDNSPHWHPAASQDVTEAMLDAIFAALPAEEEWTPQ; encoded by the coding sequence ATGCCTTCCCAGATACTTGAAGAGGCCGTTCAGGCCCGTGCCGATGGCATCGCCGGGCACATCTCGCTCGACCGCCCCAAGGCTATCCACGCGCTGACGCTGGGCATGTGCCGAGCGATGCGCCGTGCGCTCGACGAATGGGAGAGCGATCCGCACATTGCGCTGGTGATGATTGATCATGCCGGCGGGCGCGGCTTTTGCGCAGGCGGTGATGTCGCCAAGGTGCGGCGCTCGGCGCTCGACGATGGCGGCATGAGCGGTCGGGCGTTCTTCCATGCCGAGTACCGGCTGAACTATCGGCTGTTTACTTATCCCAAGCCTGTCGTCGCGTTCATGGACGGCATCACCATGGGCGGAGGCGTCGGCCTGTCGCAGCCCGCACGGTTTCGGGTGGCGACCGAGAACACCCGCTTCGCCATGCCCGAGACCGCGATCGGCCTGTTTCCCGATGTCGGCGGCGGCTGGTATCTCTCGCGCCTGCAAGGGCGTCTGGGGCAGTTCCTGGCGCTGACCGGCGCGCGGCTGGATGGCGCTGAGTGCCTATGGGCTGGCCTTGCGACGCACTACCTGCCGTCGGAACGGCTGGAGGATGCGAAACAGAGACTGGCGGCGGGACATGAGATCGCCAGTGTTCTCAATGACCTGTCGGTGAAACCTCCGGAACCTCGAATTGCGGTGCAGGCCGCGGAGATTGCCCGGCACTTCGCCTCGGATTCGCTGGAGGACATTCTCCACTCGCTGGCGGACGATCCGTCCGACTGGGCGCTGGACCAACTTGCACTGTTGCAGACTCGCAGCCCGACCTCGTGCAAGGTCGCCTTGCGGCAACTCGCGATCGGGGCGGGGCTGGAAACCTTTGCAGACGAGATGGTTATGGAATACCGCCTGGCAGCGCGCACGATCCTGCAACCGGATTTCGCCGAGGGCGTGCGCGCGGTGCTGGTCGACAAGGACAATTCCCCGCATTGGCATCCGGCTGCATCGCAGGACGTGACCGAGGCGATGCTGGACGCTATCTTTGCCGCCCTGCCGGCCGAAGAGGAGTGGACCCCGCAATGA